In the genome of Pelagibacterium nitratireducens, one region contains:
- a CDS encoding mannitol dehydrogenase family protein, producing the protein MSVRLAANSLSSLPGSVAVPRYDHSNLAAGIVHFGVGNFHRAHQAVYLDDLFNLGQDHDWGIVGAGVRANDAEMRKILAAQDYLSTVVEQEASGTTARITGPMVDFLDPGDPAAIIAKLADPAIRIVSLTITEGGYYLDAAGNFNPNHPDIVADAANPTAPRTVFGIILAGLRARREAGVEPFTIMCCDNIPHNGKVTLNAVAGLAALFDSEMADWVRRSVAFPNGMVDRITPATSDRERAMVSDEYAISDAWPVFCETFRQWVLEDNFPSGRPALEKVGVTFVDDVSPWELMKIRILNGGHAAIAYPSALMDIHFVHEAMEHPLVAAYLEKLTRDEIIPVVPPVPDTDLDAYRRKCAQRFANPRIGDTIQRLCLDGSNRQPKFILPSVEDRLNSGASITGLALVSAFWCRYCYGVTDSGTPIAPNDPNWDRLQAAAIRAKDDPKAFLEMKDIFGAAAEHRDYIAAFSNALGTIWEFGARDTLTRYIQGKL; encoded by the coding sequence CCCGGATCGGTCGCCGTGCCGCGCTACGATCACTCGAATCTCGCGGCGGGGATCGTTCATTTCGGCGTTGGCAATTTCCATCGCGCCCACCAGGCCGTCTATCTCGATGACCTCTTCAATCTCGGGCAAGACCACGATTGGGGAATCGTGGGGGCTGGCGTGCGCGCCAACGATGCCGAAATGCGAAAGATCCTCGCCGCGCAGGATTACCTGTCCACCGTGGTCGAGCAGGAAGCCTCGGGCACCACTGCGCGCATCACCGGGCCCATGGTCGATTTCCTCGATCCGGGCGATCCGGCCGCGATCATTGCAAAACTCGCCGATCCCGCCATCCGCATCGTCTCGCTCACCATCACCGAGGGCGGCTATTATCTCGACGCGGCCGGCAATTTTAACCCCAACCATCCCGATATCGTCGCCGACGCCGCAAACCCCACAGCACCCAGGACCGTCTTCGGCATCATTCTTGCCGGTCTCAGGGCCCGGCGTGAGGCAGGGGTTGAGCCCTTCACCATCATGTGCTGCGACAACATCCCCCACAATGGCAAGGTGACGCTCAACGCCGTGGCCGGGCTTGCCGCTCTGTTCGACAGCGAAATGGCCGATTGGGTCCGCCGCTCGGTCGCCTTCCCCAACGGCATGGTCGATCGCATCACCCCGGCAACCTCGGATCGCGAACGCGCCATGGTCTCCGATGAATACGCCATATCCGACGCCTGGCCGGTGTTTTGCGAAACCTTCAGGCAATGGGTGCTCGAAGACAATTTCCCCTCCGGCCGCCCCGCGCTCGAAAAGGTCGGCGTGACCTTTGTCGATGACGTCTCCCCCTGGGAGCTGATGAAGATCCGCATTCTGAACGGCGGGCACGCCGCCATCGCCTACCCGTCGGCCCTCATGGACATCCATTTCGTCCATGAGGCCATGGAACACCCGCTGGTCGCCGCCTATCTCGAAAAGCTCACCCGCGACGAGATCATCCCCGTCGTGCCCCCGGTGCCCGATACCGATCTCGACGCCTACCGCCGCAAATGCGCCCAGCGCTTCGCCAACCCCAGGATCGGCGACACCATCCAGCGCTTGTGCCTCGATGGCTCCAACCGCCAACCCAAATTCATCCTGCCCTCGGTCGAGGATCGCCTCAATTCCGGCGCCTCGATCACCGGCCTTGCGCTGGTCTCGGCCTTCTGGTGCCGCTATTGCTATGGCGTCACCGATTCCGGAACGCCGATTGCGCCCAACGATCCAAACTGGGATCGCCTGCAGGCTGCAGCCATCCGCGCCAAGGACGACCCGAAAGCCTTCCTGGAGATGAAGGACATTTTCGGCGCCGCCGCCGAACACCGCGATTATATCGCCGCGTTCAGCAACGCGCTCGGCACCATCTGGGAATTTGGCGCCCGCGACACCCTCACGCGCTACATTCAGGGCAAGCTTTGA
- a CDS encoding HAD family hydrolase gives MDVAPARRSQARGPALIIFDCDGVLVDSEPIAIDVLVETVAALGVHIPTEIAYRDFLGRTLKTVSASLAADHGVTMDDTALEDMRHRLYARYKSALKPMPGIADVLDALDIPACVASSSVSERIEISLKLTGLYDRFAPDIYSATMVARGKPAPDLFLFAAEQMGFAPAECVVIEDSPAGVAAAKAAGMAVIAFTGGSHIGPAGLKPQLATLNPDALIDDLHNLPSALRSLSRKISRI, from the coding sequence ATGGATGTTGCGCCGGCCCGCCGATCTCAAGCAAGGGGACCGGCGCTGATCATCTTCGATTGCGACGGGGTGCTCGTCGATTCCGAACCCATCGCCATCGATGTGCTTGTCGAAACCGTGGCCGCGCTCGGCGTTCACATCCCCACCGAGATCGCCTATCGCGATTTTCTCGGCCGCACGCTCAAGACGGTCTCGGCCTCCCTTGCCGCCGATCACGGCGTCACGATGGACGACACCGCGCTCGAAGACATGCGCCATCGCCTCTATGCCCGCTACAAAAGCGCGCTCAAGCCCATGCCCGGCATCGCCGATGTCCTCGATGCGCTCGATATCCCCGCCTGCGTGGCGTCGTCCAGCGTTTCCGAACGCATCGAAATCAGTCTCAAACTGACCGGGCTTTACGACAGGTTTGCCCCCGACATCTATTCGGCCACCATGGTCGCGCGCGGCAAGCCCGCCCCCGATCTCTTCCTTTTTGCCGCAGAGCAGATGGGTTTTGCCCCCGCCGAGTGCGTGGTCATCGAAGACAGCCCCGCCGGCGTTGCTGCCGCCAAGGCCGCAGGCATGGCCGTCATCGCCTTTACCGGCGGCAGCCATATCGGCCCCGCCGGTCTAAAGCCGCAACTGGCCACATTGAACCCCGATGCCCTGATCGACGATTTGCACAATCTGCCCAGTGCTCTAAGGTCTCTCTCGAGGAAGATTTCGCGTATCTAG